One window of Vitis riparia cultivar Riparia Gloire de Montpellier isolate 1030 chromosome 5, EGFV_Vit.rip_1.0, whole genome shotgun sequence genomic DNA carries:
- the LOC117914165 gene encoding eEF1A lysine and N-terminal methyltransferase isoform X2, whose amino-acid sequence MEPELGPKLGKMYLTEVKRVLKSGGKFIGLTLAESHVLGLLFSKFRFGWKMSIHVVSQKPSNKPSLLTFMVVAEKESSTVLHQITTSFARSSLDLNGNQARGLYEAIENENRIRREYSNGSDLIYSLEDLQLGAKGDLLELSQGRRLQLTLGEYEGSRFSYRAVMLDARQMTEPFLYHCGVFLVPKTRAHEWLFSSEEGQWMVVESSKAARLIMVLLDTSHTTASMDDIQKDLSPLVKRLAPANNNTGAQIPFMIAGDGIKQRKIVHQVTSTLTGLITVEDVVYENVDGNVSHLVPSKALLFRRLTFQRAEGLVQSEALLTREGGTQKIVSETERKKSVSSSKSRKKGNQKKIDSLAIHGSSNNLKVYHNYLASSYHMGIISGFMLISSYLESVASTGRTVKAVVIGLGAGLLPMFLHGCMPFLDIEVVELDPVILNLARNYFGFCEDKHLKVHIADGIQFVREVAADGVSGKHGNNDAQCDAECPSSNGSCTASHAESKVISKFDILIIDVDSSDSSSGMTCPAADFVEESFLLTVKDSLSDQGLFVVNLVSRSRAIKNMVVSRMKAVFSHLFCLQLEEDVNEVLFALRTEDCIKEDRFAEAAVELEKLLSRDRNDLPGKSKPPEMRQIIRDSTEKIKCLK is encoded by the exons GTTTGCTTTTCTCTAAGTTCCGATTTGGGTGGAAAATGAGTATTCATGTTGTATCTCAGAAACCGTCTAATAAGCCAAGCCTTCTAACTTTTATGGTGGTGGCTGAGAAAGAGAGTTCTACTGTGTTACACCAGATTACTACATCATTTGCTCGTTCATCTCTTGATCTTAATGGGAATCAG GCTCGTGGACTCTATGAAGCAATTGAAAATGAGAATAGAATTCGTAGAGAATACTCAAATGGTTCTGATTTAATATACTCTCTTGAAGATTTGCAACTAGGAGCTAAAGGGGATCTGTTGGAGCTTAGCCAAGGTCGTCGGTTGCAGCTTACTTTGGGTGAATATGAGGGCTCTCGTTTCAGTTACAGAGCCGTGATGCTTGACGCTCGACAAATGACTGAGCCATTCTTATATCATTGTGGTGTTTTTCTTGTGCCTAAG ACTCGGGCTCATGAATGGCTCTTTTCCTCAGAAGAAGGACAATGGATGGTGGTTGAAAGCTCAAAGGCAGCTCGTTTAATAATG GTTTTATTAGACACCAGCCACACTACTGCTAGCATGGACGATATTCAG AAGGATTTGTCTCCCCTAGTTAAGCGCTTGGCACCTGCAAACAATAACACTGGAGCTCAAATTCC CTTCATGATAGCAGGTGATGGGATCAAGCAACGGAAAATTGTGCACCAG GTCACATCTACCTTGACTGGACTAATAACTGTTGAAGACGTGGTCTACGAAAATGTTGATGGAAATGTCAGCCACCTTGTGCCATCTAAAGCTTTGTTATTTCGCCGCCTTACTTTTCAACGAGCTGAGGGTTTGGTGCAGTCTGAAGCTTTGCTAACAAGGGAAGGAGGCACTCAGAAAATTGTTAGTGAaacagagagaaagaaaagcGTCTCCTCTTCCAAGTCTAGAAAAAAAGGAAAccagaaaaaaattgattctctTGCAATTCATG GATCTAGCAACAACTTGAAGGTCTACCATAACTATTTGGCTAGTTCTTATCATATGGGAATCATTTCGGGCTTTATGTTAATTTCTTCTTATTTGGAAAGTGTGGCATCAACAGGAAGAACA GTTAAAGCAGTTGTTATTGGTCTTGGAGCGGGTTTACTTCCTATGTTTCTCCATGGGTGTATGCCTTTCTTAGACATTGAG GTGGTGGAGTTGGATCCTGTGATTTTAAATCTTGCTAGGAATTACTTTGGCTTTTGTGAAGACAAACATTTGAAg GTGCATATTGCTGATGGAATCCAATTCGTCAGAGAGGTTGCTGCTGATGGAGTGAGTGGAAAGCATGGAAATAATGATGCTCAATGTGATGCAGAGTGCCCTTCTTCCAATGGAAGTTGCACTGCATCTCACGCAGAGAGCAAAGTAATTAGCAAGTTTGACATACTTATTATTGATGTTGACTCTTCAGACTCGAG TTCTGGGATGACATGCCCTGCTGCAGACTTTGTGGAAGAGTCTTTTCTCTTAACTGTAAAGGACTCTCTTTCTGATCAAGGTCTCTTTGTTGTTAACTTGGTCTCAAGATCCCGAGCCATCAAGAATATGGTTGTCTCAAGGATGAAAGCG GTCTTCAGCCACTTATTTTGCCTCCAGCTTGAGGAAGACGTTAATGAAGTTCTTTTTGCTCTTCGTACTGAGGATTGCATTAAAGAGGATCGGTTTGCTGAAGCTGCAGTCGAACTGGAGAAGCTGTTATCCAGGGACAGAAATGATCTTCCTGGGAAATCTAAACCCCCAGAGATGCGCCAAATCATTAGAGATTCCACTGAGAAAATCAAGTGTTTGAAGTGA